The Pseudarthrobacter sp. BIM B-2242 region TTCCTGTCGCCGGAACTGGAAGCGGCAGACCGTTTGGTCGCCTCCGGTGAGGTGATTGAAGCTGCCGAATCCGCCGTCGGAATTCTTGCCTAGGCGGGAATATTGTTCGGTACTCACGGCTTTTCGGGCCAATGCTGAAATATGGTGCAACACGCACATATCGGGTCCGGGAAGTGTAGTAGAACTGAAGGTGTAGTAAAAGTCACATCAAAGAGGCTGTGACGGGACGTATACAAAGGGGTAGAAGTTCAAATGAAAGCACGTGGGGCTGTCCTGTCGAGGCGCAACGCACATTCCGCCATCGTCTCTGACTGGGGAACATTCCAGGCCGGGGACAAAGTGGAAATCATCAAGCACGCTCATGTTATTGCGGCGGGCGAGGTGGAAGAAGTATCGCAGAGCGGGAATGTGTTGTGGCTCGTGCCGGCAGTGCCGTCCGAAAAACAACTCTTCCTTAAATCCGACGGTGTAGAGGTTCGGCGTAGCTGACCCTGAACGCAAAAAAGTCCCTGCCTCCCGGTCTGACCGGGAGGCAGGGACTTTGTCGTTAACGCAGGTCAGCTCAGGCGGCGATCGCTTCGTAGGTCTCGCCGAACGGGACGGACTCGTCGAGGGCGACGGTAAAGCGCCCGGGCCGCAGGCGGGTCACCAGGATGCCGCAGGCTGCATCCTTGGCAGTTTCGATCAGGGTGGCAACAGCGTTGTCCAGTCCTTCGCGCATCTCCTCGGCAGTTGCAAACTGCAGGTCGAGGGACCGGGCGTCTGAGGCCTCGGTGTCCGCAACGGCGGTCAAGGGGCGTTCCAATGTGGCTGTAGTCATAGGTTCAACTATACCGGCAGGATTCTCAGATGTCAGATGACTGCTATCTGAATGGAGGAAGCGCCCAAAAACCGAAGCCTGTTCGCAGGATCCCGCAGTGAAGCCGGGGCCGCGCGAACAAGCTTCGGTCTGGAGTCCCGCTTAGCGGCCCGCGCCGGCTTTGACCGCCAGCACCGGGCAGTCAGCCTCGAGCAGGATCCGCTGGGAGGTGCTCCCCATAATCAGTTTGCCCACCGGAGTGCGGCGGCGCAGGCCGATCACGATCAGCTGGGCGTTGTGTTCCTCGGCAGCATCGAGGACCTCCGCCGCTGCATCATGGCCGCGGACCGGCTGCTTGATGACATGGTCCACTCCGTGAGATGCCAGGCGCTGATCGATGCTTTGCACTTCGTCTTCCTGGGCGTACCGGTTATCCACCAGGGCGTCGCCCTTGGACGAGTTGATAACCACCAGCCGGGTATCGGACTTCCGGGCCTCCTCGATGGCCTGGGTCAGCGCCGCTTCGCCCTCGGGGGTCGGGACGTATCCCACCACGATCGTCATGGTTGCTCCTTCTTATTGGTGTGGTCGGACCGGTCTGCGCTTTCAGCGTCAGCGTCAGCGTCGGCACGGTGGCCGCCGTGGGTGCTGCCGCCCGCGTCGCGCGGAACGGTTGCCCCGGACGCGTTTGCGGGCAAAACCGCTGCCGGACGGTTGCGGCGGATCAGCTTGAACAGCAGCGGCCACAGCAGGATGAGGGCGATGATGACGTAAATTCCGACGGCGATCGGCTCGCTGAACAGGCCGGCAGGGTCGCCGGCGCTGAGCTGGAGCGTCTGCCGGAGCTGCTTTTCGATGCGTGGCCCAAGGATCACGCCGAGAATGAGCGGCAGGACGGGAAGCCCGAAGCGCCGCATCATAAAGCCCAGCGCACCGAGCGCCAGCAGGAGCACCAGGTCGAACGCCTGCAGGTTCACCGAGTAGGCGCCCAGTGTGGCGAAGAACAGGATGCCCGCATACAGGTACGGCCGGGGGATCTGCAGGAGCTTGGCCCACAGCGGTGCCAGCGGCAGGTTGATGATCAGCAGCAGGAAGTTGCCGATGAAGAGGCTCGCGATCAGCGCCCACACCAGGGGTCCCTGGCTTTCGAACAGCTGGGGTCCGGGCTGGATGCCGTACTGCGTGAAGGCTGCCAGCATCACCGCGGCCGTGGCGTTGGTGGGCAGGCCCAGGGCCAGCATGGGGGTCAGCGTGCCCGCGGCTGCAGCGTTGTTGGCTGCTTCCGGCCCGGCCACACCCTCGATGGCACCCTTGCCGAATTCCTCGGGGTGCTTGCTGAGGCGCTTTTCTGTGACGTAGGAGAGGAACGTGGGAATCTCGGCGCCGCCGGCCGGCAGGGCTCCAAACGGGAAGCCGTAGGCGGTGCCGCGGAGCCACGGCTTCCAGGACCGCTTCCAGTCCTGTTTGCCCATCCACGGACGTCCCACCGGTATGACCTGCAGAGGGGTGCGGCGCAGGTGGGCGGCAACCCAGAGCGCCTCGCCCACAGCGAAGATGGCCACTGCCACCACCACGATGTCCAGGCCGTCAGCCAGGAGCGGCACGCCGAACGTGAGCCGGGCCTGGCCGGTGACCGAGTCCAGGCCCACCAGGCCGATGGCGAGGCCGAGGCCGAGGGACGCGAAGCCGCGAAGCCGGGAGGAACCGAGGACGGCCGTGACCGCCAGCAGCGCGAGGACCATGATGGCGAAGTAGCTGGGTGCGCCCAGGCTGATGGCGAAGTCCACCACGATCGGGGCACAGACTGCCAGGAGGGTAGTGCCGATGGTGCCGGCCACGAACGAGCCGATGGCCGCCGTCGCCAAGGCCTGCGCGGCCCTGCCGGCTTTCGCCATCTTGTTGCCTTCGATGGCGGTGACCACCGACGACGATTCGCCCGGCGTGTTAAGCAGGATGGAGGTGGTGGAGCCGCCGTACATGCCGCCGTAGTAGATGCCGGCGAACATGATGAAGGCGCTGGTGGGTTCCAGGGCGTAGGTGACCGGAAGCAGGAGCGCCACGGTCATGGCCGGGCCGAGGCCTGGGAGGACGCCGACGGCGGTGCCCAGGACCACGCCGATGACGGCGTAGAGGAAATTCATGGGGGTCAGTGCGGTGGCAAAGCCGTCCATCAGGGAGGAGAAGACATCCATCAGAGAATCCCTTCCAGGAGACCGGCGGGCAGGTTAATGCCAAGGCCAAGGTAGAAGCCATAAAAGGTCAGGAGGGACAAAGCCAGGGAGATCAGGCCGTCACGGATGTAGTTCCGGCCGCCCAGTGCCCACACGCTGCCCCAGAACAGGACGGATCCGGAGATCACCCAGCCTGCCCAGTCGATGAGCAGGATGTTGGCGATGAAAGCCGCCACCAGGGGCAGAACGGTCTTCCAGTCGGCCGGATGGGTGAGGTCAACGTCTTCGCCGCCTTCGGCTTCGCCCTGGCCGCCGCGGATGACGTTGACGGCCAGCAGGACAGCGCAGACCAGCAGCAGGGCGCCCACGATGAAGGGGAGCGTCTTGGGGCCAACGGGGTCAGACTGGGAGTACGGGGTGACGATGCGGGCCGCGTCCGCGATGACCAAGGCCCCGGCCGCCCCGAGCAGGAGGGCGACCCCCAGCTCGGAGCGGCCTTTGAGCCGTGAGGCCAGTGTTGGTGAGGAGCTCACGCCAGGCCAAGCTTCGTGAGGACGTCCGCCACCCGCTTGTCCTGCTCGGTGAGGAAGCTTTCGAACTCAGCACCGGTGATGAAGGCATCGCTCCAGCTGTTCGTCTTCAGGGCTTCCTTCCAGGCAGCCGTGCCGTGCATCTTCTCCAAGGCAGCGATCAGCTTGGCCTTGTCGTCATCGCTGATGCCCGGAGGGGCCACGATGCCGCGCCAGTTGGTGAACACCAGATCGATGTTGGATTCCTTCAGGGTGGGGGCGTCCACGCCTTCGAGCCGGTTCTCGCCGCTCGTGGCCAGGACACGGACCTCGCCGGATTCGATCTGCTTGAGGTACTCACCTGCACCCGAAGCTGCGAAGCCCACCTTGTTGCCGAGGATGGCCGGGAGGAGGTCTCCGCCGCCGTCGTAGGACACAAAGTTCACTTTGGTGGCATCGATGCCCAGCGCACCGGCAAGCTGCATGGGCAGGAGGTGGTCCGGTCCGCCCGGGGAGGAGCCGCCGCCAACGCTGATGGAGGCGGGGTCTGCCTTCCAGGCGGCAGCCAGGTCATCGATTGTCTTGTAGGGCGAATCCTTGTTGACCATGATGGCGCCGGGCTCTTCGATGAGCCGGGCCAGGGGAGTGGTGGCCGTCAGCTTTGACTCGGACTTGTTGGTATAGCTCGCGCCCACCACGCCCAGGCCCATCAGCATGGTGAGGTCACCGTTGCCCTTTTCGTTCACGATGCGGGCCAGGCCCACGGTGCCGCCGGCTCCGGCGAGGTTGAAGACCTCGGGGTTCGTGGCGATCTTCTCGTCTTCGAGAACCTTGGCTGCCACGCGGGCGGTGGTGTCGTAGCCGCCACCTGCAGTGTTCGGGACCATGATCTGGAGCTGGGTCAGTGGGCCGGCGGGTGCGCCGGAGCTGGCCTCCGTGGTGCTTTTCCCGGTGGCACCGCAGCCGGTGGCCATCAGGGCGATGCCGGCGGCGACGGCGGCAATACGCAATGCGCGGATCTGGCGCATGGTGTTCCTCTTCTCTGAGTCAACAAAAAACTGATTGTGATCCGATGCTAGGCCCGCAAGTGATCGGCATCACTCTTATGTACGCAGAGAAAGTTAAGTTCATTGAGTACACGTTTCGGTCGGCTCACCGGGACGCTGCAATGGGCATAGTTCAGGTAGCCTGACCACCAGGACCCCTAATATCAGCGGGCCGCTAACCAGTTCAGCAGAAAGAACCACAGTGACTCGACGAAGAGGAATGTCCCTTGCGGGGCAGTACCTGGTTCTGCAGTTGCTGATTGTCCTCGCGGTCCTGGTTGCCGTGGTTGCCATCTCCCTCGCCCAGTCCGCTGCGGCGTTCGAACGGACCGAGGGCCGCCGGGCACTGGCCGCCGCCGAAGCCCTGGGTGCTAATCCCACGGTGCGTGAACTGCTCCCCGCTGCCGAGCCGCGCGTCGGTTCAGCCCTGCCTGCCGTGGCAGAGTCGGTCCGGACGGTGTCCGGATCCTCGCATGTGGCACTTGCAACACGTGACCGCACAGTGGTGGCCTCGTCCGATCCCGGCCTCCTGGGCCAGCCCCTGGAACTGGGCGGCAGCCGGGTGATGGAAGGACGGGCCTGGACCGGCGTGCTGGAGGGCACCGGTACGGAGGAGCTGTCCGCACACGTGCCCGTCCTCGATGACGCGGGGAACATGATCGGCATCGCGTCCGTCAGTCGGAACTATCCGTCCACCCTGGAGCGGCTGGGGGACGCCGTGCCCAACCTCCTCACCTACCTGGGGGTGGCGAGTGTCCTGGGCGTCGCCGGTTCGCTGCTGCTCGCCCGCCGAGTCAAACGGCAGACGCTTGGCATGGAGCCCAGCGAAATCACCGGGCTGGTGGAGAACCGCGAGGCCCTGATCCACGGCCTGAAGGAGGGCGTGGTGGCGCTGGACCCGCACGAGCGCATCACCGTGGCCAATGACAGTGCCCGCGCGCTGCTGGGGCTGCCCGCGGACTGCGTGGGCAAGAGGCTGCACAGCCTCAAGGTGGAGCCTGCCCTGAAGGATGTCCTCACGCGGGAGCAGCCGGAGCCGGACCAGCTGGTGCTCGTGGGCGACAGGCTGGTGGTGCTGAACCGGGTTCCCATCCGGTCACGTGGCCGGGACATCGGCTCCGTCACCACTCTGCGTGACCGCACCGAACTCTCCGCCCTCGAACGCGAACTCGGCACCACCCGGACGGCCACCGACACCCTCCGCGCGCAGGCCCACGAATTCGCCAACCAGCTGCATGTGATCTCCGGCCTCATCCAGATCGGCGAATACGATTCCGTGGTCCAGTTCGTCAACGGTGCCACGCTGGACCGGACCCGGCTCAACGATGACGTCACCAGCCGCATCCAGGACCCCGCGCTCGCCGCCCTGCTGATCGCCAAGTCCAGCCTCGCCACCGAACGCGGGGTCGCCCTGCAACTGGACCCGGACTCTGAGTTGCAGCGCGTGGACGATGAGTTGTCCCGCGACCTGACCACCGTCGTCGGGAACCTCGTGGATAACGCGTTCGACGCCGTTGCCGGGCTTCCGGAACCGGCGGTGCGGGTGCTGGTGGAGGACGCGGGCGACGACGTCCGGGTCACCGTCCGCGACACCGGCCCGGGCGTCACCGGAGATGCCGGGGAGATCTTCCGGCAGGGCTTCACCACCAAGGAACCCGGGCCCGCCGGCAGCAGGGGCTTCGGCCTCGCCCTCTCCCGGGTAGTCTGCCGGCGCAGCGGCGGCGACCTCACCGTGGCCAACGATGACGGGGCGGTTTTCACGGCACGGTTAAAAAGAACGAGGAAACTGGAGCCATGATCAAAGTCCTGATTGTCGACGACGACTTTATGGTGGCCAAGGTCCACGCCGGGTTTATCCAGCGCACTCCCGGGTTCGCCGTCGTCGGGGTTGCCCACACGGGCGCCCAGGCGGTAACGGAAACCGAACGCCTCCAGCCCGATCTGGTGCTGCTCGACATCCACCTGCCGGACATCAACGGCCTGGACCTGATGCACAAACTGCGCGAGGTGGCCCCGGAACTGGATGTGCTGGTAATCAGTGCGGCCCGTGAAGTGGATACGGTGCGCAAGGCCCTCCGCGGCGGGATTGTGCACTATCTCATCAAGCCCTTCTCCCAGACAGACCTGCAGGAGCGGCTGGAGCACTACCGCCTCGCCTACCAGGGGCTGGACTCGACCAAGGACGTGGCGGAGCAGTCGGACGTCAACCGCGTGTTTGGGCTGGACAGTGCTGCAGCCCAGGGCGGGCGGCCGCTGCCGAAGGGCTGCAGCGTTGAGACGCTGAAGCTGGTGGAAACCGCCCTGAAAGAGGCCGACGGCGACCTGTCCGCCAACGAAGTCGCCGTCCGGTTGGGCACGTCCCGGGTCAGCGCCCGCCGGTACCTTGAGTACCTCCACGACGAAGGGGTGCTGGAGGTCCGGCTCAAGTACGGCGCGGGCCGGCCGGAGCGGCGCTACGTGCTGAAGGTGTAGTGCCCTCAGCGTTCCCCGCCGGTGGTCACGCCCGGCAGGAACTCGGATGGAAGTTCAGCCACGGGGATGATCACCATGTCCTGGACCTTCCAGTCGAACTGGATGCAGGCCTTCCGGGCGGCCTCCAGCTGCTCGAGCGTGGGCATCCGGCCCTCCGCCGGGACCACAAACGACTCCACATGGAACACGTGGCCTTCGTCGCGAATCCTGGACTGCGCGGTTTCGGCCCAGTCGAGGCCGCAGAGGTATTCGTCCAGCCGGTGCCCGATCGGGTGCGGCTTCCCGTCGTCGTACGTCCTGGCCCGCTTGTCCATCAGCGCCGAGACGGCGGCACGCGTGTTGCGGACGCCGTCGTGCAGGATGCTGCCCGAGATGATCAGCGCCGCAGCATAGTCCGCCCACCACCAGCCCAGCCCGATGCCGGCCACGCCCACCGCTGCTGCCGCCGCAGTCATCCAGTCCGCCTTGTTCATGTCCGCGTCGGCGTACAGGACTTTGTCGTGAAGTTTCTCGGCCAGCTTCATCTTCACGTGGCCCAGGTAGATGGGCGGGCCCGCTGTGAGGAGCATCGCCGCCATCATCACCCAGCCCAGCCAGATGGTCTGGCCAAAGAAGTCGAAGCCGCCGATGGTGGGGTGCTCCGCACTCAGCAGGCCGATCCCCGAATCAACAATCAGGTAGGCGCCCATAACGGTCAGGGCGACGGCGGCCACCACGTGCGCGATTCCGACGGCGCGATGGAAGCCGTAGGGGTGTTCCTCGCTGGGCTTCCTGCGGATGATCCGGGCGGCCAGGAGGAAGGAGGCGGGAGGCAGGAAAGACAGGAGGTCTTCAACCCACGCCGCCTTCATCGCCTGCGAGTTGCCCAGGACAAGGAAGACCAGCACCGTTGAGGCGGCGAGGAAGCCGATCGTGATCCACTCGAACTTCACCGCTTTCCGCAGTGCGGCCTGCTGTTCGTCCGGGAGCTTGGTGTGTCCGAAGCGGGCGGGACTGTCATCGTTCAGAACGGTCATCACTGCTCCTTGGCTTCCATCAGGAACGTGTCCAGTTCCAGGAGGAACGCATTTTCACCGAGGGGCACCAGCATGACGTGCTTGTGCGGCGCCCCGCGGCTGTCGCGTGATTCCGCGTAGACCCGGGTCAGCCCGCCGTGCTGGGCCCAGGGTGTTTTGTCGTTAAGGCCGCCGATCACCAAGTCAAGTTCCCTGTGCTTGAGTTCTTCGGCCAGCACGTGTTCGGTCCCGGACACCCACTCGATGTCGGCACCGAGCCGGGCAGCAAACTCTCGAACGAGTTCCGCTTCGGTGCCCTGGACATCCTCATCCCGCCGCGGGCTGGCCGGCCGGGTGGCCTGACCGCCGCCGGAGGCCGCGGAGAACTTCACCCAGTCACCGTTCTCGCTCGCCCCCACACGGAGCGTCCCGCCGGCCACCCGCTCCAGCGTCCCTGACGGATCCGCGGGATACGTCCCGCAGCCGGCAAGGAAAACTGCCGTAACGAGGGCCAGGACGTTGGCCCACTTTCTTCCACGCTGTCCCATGCCGGCTCCCTCGGTACGCGCCCCTCACGTCAATAGACAGCCTACTTACTTTCCGGAGGCGCAGCGGAATCCGGGCGTCAGCGTAGTGTGGCGTCAGCCTGGTGGAGCAGCGTGTTCACCAGCCGGGCGGCAACCTTGGCCGTCCGGCCGTCAATGTCGAATTCGGGGTTCAGTTCGGCCACATCGAGGTGCAGGAGCTTGCCGCTGGCAGCCACCTGGCGGCAGACTGCGCTGATCACCGGCAGCGGCACTCCGTAGGCGGCGGGGGCACTCACGCCGGGAGCCGCCGACGCCGGCAGGACGTCCAAATCGATGGTCAGGTAGAGCACGTCCACGGTGTCCATAAAGTCCGCGACGAACGCCGCCACCCGCTCCGCCGTGCAGTCCTCATCCAGCAGGTACTGCACACCCAGCCGCTCCGCCGTCGTGAAAAGCGCGCGAGTGTTGTTCGGCTCGGAGATTCCGACGACGGCGTACGCGAATTCGCGCCCGGCGGCGGCTTCCGCATCGGCCATCTGGAGGAACGGCGTGCCGGAACTGGGCCGGGGTTCGTCGCGGAGGTCAAAGTGGGCGTCAAGGTTCAGGACGCCCAGCCGCCGGCCGCCGCGTACCGCTTCGGACCCTGCCACTCCCAGATAGCTGGCGTAGGCGGTTTCGTGGCCCCCGCCGAGCACCACGGTGAGGCTGCCGGCGTCGAGCATCGCCGTAATCGCCTGCCCGGCACGCGCCTGGCCGGCTTCGAGGGCGCCGTCCGCCACCACGATGTCGCCGGCGTCGGACACGGCACGGTCCAGATGGTAGGCAAGCGGACCGAGGGCGGCGCGGATGGCCGCCGGGGCTCCCGCGGCTCCGGTGCGGCCCTTGTTGCGGCGTACGCCTTCGTCGCTGGCGAAGCCGAGGATGACGGCCGGGCGCGGTGTGGCGCCGTCGTCCGCCTGAGCGCGTGCGTACGGCACAACTGCCTGCCACCAGCGCCGGTGCTCGCCGCCATCGCCGTCGAACCGCCCGGTCCAGGGCTGCGGCGGGACATCAACGGAAAGCACGGGGAGGATCATGCCTCAAGCTCACCGCACGCGCGGGGTGAAAGCCAGCAGGACCGCCGCAGTCCTGTCTGAGATTCCGGACCTCACGGGAATCCAGTCGGCCGCCGGCCGCAGCGCGTGTGGTGACGGCGTGACGGGGGCTACAGTGGAGCAATCCCCGTGGGCGTATCCGAAGTGGCGGCCCAGGGCAATGACGCAGGCCGGAGCCATATGTTCGAAGCCCCCAGTATCCTCTTCGCCGCGGCAGGGGTTGCCCTTTTTGTTGCGGCCATCCTTCCCAAACTCCTGCGCAACGCGCCGTTCTCGATGCCCATGGTGTTCCTGGGGGCCGGGCTGGCGGCGTTCTCCCTTATCCCCGGCCTGCCGGACCCGGACCCGATCGTGCATAGCGACCTTGCCCTGCACCTCTCCGAGGTCTGCGTCATCATCTCCCTCATGGGCGCGGGCCTGGCCCTGGACCGGCCGGTGGGGCGCCGAAGCTGGTCCACAACCTGGCGGCTCCTCGGAATTGCCATGCCGCTCTGCATCATCGCCCTGACCCTGCTGGGGTTGTGGTTCCTTGGCCTGGGACTCGGCGCTGCGCTGCTTGTGGCCTCCAGCCTTGCACCCACAGACCCGGTGCTGGCCTCTGAGGTGCAGGTGGGTGAACCTGCCGATGAGGAAAACGAAGCCGACAAGGAGGACGAAGTCCGCTTCGGCCTGACGTCCGAGGCCGGCCTGAACGATGGACTGGCGTTCCCGTTTGTGTACTTGGCTATCGCCATCAGCGTGGTGGGCGCGGCCCCGTCAGCGTGGTTCCCGCAGTGGATCGGTGTCGACGTCGTGTGGCGGCTGAGCCTTGGAGTGCTGCTGGGCTTCGGCATCGGCAAGTTGCTGTCCCTGCTGTTCTTTTCCGCCAAGAAGCAAAGCCTGCGGCTCGCCAACCACTCCGAGGGTTTCGTTGCCCTGGCCGCGACGTTCCTGGCGTACGGCCTCACGGAAATGGTGGAAGGCTACGGCTTCATCGCGGTGTTTGTCTGCGCGGTCACCATCCGTTCTGCGGAACATACCCATGGTTACCACCGCGTGCTCCACTCCTATGTGGAGCAGCTGGAACGGCTCATGACAGTGGTGATCCTGGTGTTGCTGGGAGGTGCGATCGCACGCGGGCTCCTGTCGGAGATCGGCTGGGCCGAGCTCCTGGTCGCGCTGGCGTTCCTGCTTGTGGTGCGGCCTGCTGCTGGCTGGATCGGACTGCTGGGCGGAAAGACGGGCCCGCGCGAGCGGATCGCCCTGTCGTTTTTCGGCATCCGCGGCATCGGCTCGCTGTACTACCTCGCGTACGCGCTGGGCAAAGGGCAATTCACGGAGCAGGCCGAATGGCTGTGGTCCTTCATAGGCCTGGTGGTTGCGCTGTCCATTGTTATCCACGGGGCCAGCACCTCGCCGCTGATGAACCGCCTGGACCGCCTCCGGGAGCGGAAGGCACTGGCGGACACCGGCGACGAGGGCAAGGCCCCCACCACGCCTGTTTAGGCGCGCGGGACCTGCGGCCGGGCTTAGATCATGCCCAGCGCGGCCTCGATGGGTCCCACGGCGAAGAACAGCAGGAACGCAGCGGCCACGGCCCACATCAGCGGGTGGACGTCCTTGACCCGGCCCTGGACCGTGCGGATGATGACGAACGCGATGAACCCGGCGCCGAGGCCGTTGGCGATCGAGTACGTGAACGGCATCAGGGTGAACGTGAGGAAAGCGGGGATGGCGATGCCCCAGTCCTGCCAGTCGATCTTGCCTACCTGGGACACCATCATGAAGCCCACTACCACCAGTGCCGGCGCCACCGCTTCGAACGGGACGAGGTTGATCAGCGGGGTGAAGAACATGGCCACAAGGAACAGCAGGCCGGTGACGATGGAGGCGACGCCGGTGCGGGCACCTTCGCCGATTCCGGCGCCGGCCTCCACGTAGATCTGGTTCGAGGATACGGATGCTCCGCCGCCAATGATGGCGCCCAGTGCGTCCACCTGCAGCACGCGGTCCACATCCGGGATGTTGCCGTCCTTGTCCACGGTGCCGGCCTCGTTGGCCAGGCCCACCATGGTGCCCATGGCGTCAAAGAAGATGCTCAGCAGGATCACAAAGGCCAGCAGCGTCGCAGCCACAACACCGAGGTGCTCAAATGCGCCAAATGGATTCGCCTTGCCGATCAGGGACAGGTCGGGGGCGGCCCAGCCGGAGAAGGACGGCGTCACCAGGGACCAGCCCTGCGGGTTGAACGGCTTGTCCGGGGCGACGCTGGGGCCGATGCGCAGGGTCAGTTCCAGGATCACGGAAATGGCGGTGGAGGTGATGATGCCGATCAGGATGGCGCCCTTGACCTTGCGGACCACCAGGGCGATGGTGAGGATCAGGCCGAAGACGAAGACCGCGGTGGGCCAGCCGAGGAGTTTGCCGTCAAAGCCCAGGCCCACCGGAACCGTAGTGCCGGCGACGTCGGGGATGCGGCGTACAAAGCCGGCGTTGACCAGGCCGATCAGCGCGATGAACATGCCGATGCCCACAACGATGGCGGTTTTGAGCCCGTCCGGGACGGCTTTGAAGACGGCGGTCCGGAAACCGGTCAGGACGAGGATCAGCATCGTAACGCCGGAGAGGACCACCAGCCCCATCATGTCCGGCCAGGTCAGGCCGGGGTTGGTGGCCACCGTGACGGCCACAAACGCGTTGACACCCAGCCCGGTGGCGAGCGCGAACGGGTGCCTGCCCCAGGCGCCCATCAGGATGGTGAGGATGCCCGCCACGAATGCCGTCACGGCGGCCACGGCAGCGAAGCCCAGGGTGG contains the following coding sequences:
- a CDS encoding universal stress protein, which codes for MTIVVGYVPTPEGEAALTQAIEEARKSDTRLVVINSSKGDALVDNRYAQEDEVQSIDQRLASHGVDHVIKQPVRGHDAAAEVLDAAEEHNAQLIVIGLRRRTPVGKLIMGSTSQRILLEADCPVLAVKAGAGR
- a CDS encoding tripartite tricarboxylate transporter permease; its protein translation is MDVFSSLMDGFATALTPMNFLYAVIGVVLGTAVGVLPGLGPAMTVALLLPVTYALEPTSAFIMFAGIYYGGMYGGSTTSILLNTPGESSSVVTAIEGNKMAKAGRAAQALATAAIGSFVAGTIGTTLLAVCAPIVVDFAISLGAPSYFAIMVLALLAVTAVLGSSRLRGFASLGLGLAIGLVGLDSVTGQARLTFGVPLLADGLDIVVVAVAIFAVGEALWVAAHLRRTPLQVIPVGRPWMGKQDWKRSWKPWLRGTAYGFPFGALPAGGAEIPTFLSYVTEKRLSKHPEEFGKGAIEGVAGPEAANNAAAAGTLTPMLALGLPTNATAAVMLAAFTQYGIQPGPQLFESQGPLVWALIASLFIGNFLLLIINLPLAPLWAKLLQIPRPYLYAGILFFATLGAYSVNLQAFDLVLLLALGALGFMMRRFGLPVLPLILGVILGPRIEKQLRQTLQLSAGDPAGLFSEPIAVGIYVIIALILLWPLLFKLIRRNRPAAVLPANASGATVPRDAGGSTHGGHRADADADAESADRSDHTNKKEQP
- a CDS encoding tripartite tricarboxylate transporter TctB family protein yields the protein MSSSPTLASRLKGRSELGVALLLGAAGALVIADAARIVTPYSQSDPVGPKTLPFIVGALLLVCAVLLAVNVIRGGQGEAEGGEDVDLTHPADWKTVLPLVAAFIANILLIDWAGWVISGSVLFWGSVWALGGRNYIRDGLISLALSLLTFYGFYLGLGINLPAGLLEGIL
- a CDS encoding tripartite tricarboxylate transporter substrate binding protein, with the translated sequence MRQIRALRIAAVAAGIALMATGCGATGKSTTEASSGAPAGPLTQLQIMVPNTAGGGYDTTARVAAKVLEDEKIATNPEVFNLAGAGGTVGLARIVNEKGNGDLTMLMGLGVVGASYTNKSESKLTATTPLARLIEEPGAIMVNKDSPYKTIDDLAAAWKADPASISVGGGSSPGGPDHLLPMQLAGALGIDATKVNFVSYDGGGDLLPAILGNKVGFAASGAGEYLKQIESGEVRVLATSGENRLEGVDAPTLKESNIDLVFTNWRGIVAPPGISDDDKAKLIAALEKMHGTAAWKEALKTNSWSDAFITGAEFESFLTEQDKRVADVLTKLGLA
- a CDS encoding sensor histidine kinase, with amino-acid sequence MSLAGQYLVLQLLIVLAVLVAVVAISLAQSAAAFERTEGRRALAAAEALGANPTVRELLPAAEPRVGSALPAVAESVRTVSGSSHVALATRDRTVVASSDPGLLGQPLELGGSRVMEGRAWTGVLEGTGTEELSAHVPVLDDAGNMIGIASVSRNYPSTLERLGDAVPNLLTYLGVASVLGVAGSLLLARRVKRQTLGMEPSEITGLVENREALIHGLKEGVVALDPHERITVANDSARALLGLPADCVGKRLHSLKVEPALKDVLTREQPEPDQLVLVGDRLVVLNRVPIRSRGRDIGSVTTLRDRTELSALERELGTTRTATDTLRAQAHEFANQLHVISGLIQIGEYDSVVQFVNGATLDRTRLNDDVTSRIQDPALAALLIAKSSLATERGVALQLDPDSELQRVDDELSRDLTTVVGNLVDNAFDAVAGLPEPAVRVLVEDAGDDVRVTVRDTGPGVTGDAGEIFRQGFTTKEPGPAGSRGFGLALSRVVCRRSGGDLTVANDDGAVFTARLKRTRKLEP
- a CDS encoding response regulator, which gives rise to MIKVLIVDDDFMVAKVHAGFIQRTPGFAVVGVAHTGAQAVTETERLQPDLVLLDIHLPDINGLDLMHKLREVAPELDVLVISAAREVDTVRKALRGGIVHYLIKPFSQTDLQERLEHYRLAYQGLDSTKDVAEQSDVNRVFGLDSAAAQGGRPLPKGCSVETLKLVETALKEADGDLSANEVAVRLGTSRVSARRYLEYLHDEGVLEVRLKYGAGRPERRYVLKV
- a CDS encoding cation transporter, giving the protein MTVLNDDSPARFGHTKLPDEQQAALRKAVKFEWITIGFLAASTVLVFLVLGNSQAMKAAWVEDLLSFLPPASFLLAARIIRRKPSEEHPYGFHRAVGIAHVVAAVALTVMGAYLIVDSGIGLLSAEHPTIGGFDFFGQTIWLGWVMMAAMLLTAGPPIYLGHVKMKLAEKLHDKVLYADADMNKADWMTAAAAAVGVAGIGLGWWWADYAAALIISGSILHDGVRNTRAAVSALMDKRARTYDDGKPHPIGHRLDEYLCGLDWAETAQSRIRDEGHVFHVESFVVPAEGRMPTLEQLEAARKACIQFDWKVQDMVIIPVAELPSEFLPGVTTGGER
- a CDS encoding ABC transporter substrate-binding protein, which codes for MGQRGRKWANVLALVTAVFLAGCGTYPADPSGTLERVAGGTLRVGASENGDWVKFSAASGGGQATRPASPRRDEDVQGTEAELVREFAARLGADIEWVSGTEHVLAEELKHRELDLVIGGLNDKTPWAQHGGLTRVYAESRDSRGAPHKHVMLVPLGENAFLLELDTFLMEAKEQ
- the hutG gene encoding formimidoylglutamase, whose amino-acid sequence is MILPVLSVDVPPQPWTGRFDGDGGEHRRWWQAVVPYARAQADDGATPRPAVILGFASDEGVRRNKGRTGAAGAPAAIRAALGPLAYHLDRAVSDAGDIVVADGALEAGQARAGQAITAMLDAGSLTVVLGGGHETAYASYLGVAGSEAVRGGRRLGVLNLDAHFDLRDEPRPSSGTPFLQMADAEAAAGREFAYAVVGISEPNNTRALFTTAERLGVQYLLDEDCTAERVAAFVADFMDTVDVLYLTIDLDVLPASAAPGVSAPAAYGVPLPVISAVCRQVAASGKLLHLDVAELNPEFDIDGRTAKVAARLVNTLLHQADATLR